Proteins from a single region of Anastrepha ludens isolate Willacy chromosome 5, idAnaLude1.1, whole genome shotgun sequence:
- the LOC128864318 gene encoding angiopoietin-1-like gives MNKQILRLCYFEVFLLWLTNNIGAVEVNEESSKDEGCLDPPLIIYLDAGNEIEALIKSVETIRRQQKDTEDALQRVQIVMEKYEKRLAELESKLQSTANLQQDEQTLMEINGKRLAELERKLQSTAVMEQQKAERKLTAIRDCTEAKVKNGVRYKDGIYELHLSGFRPFNVYCLTKCLPEDPEDCYPWTVVLRNEHSDNGTLEKNWSEYQAGFGNANNDYFIGLDRLHVMTKTSPHALLVGVDFESERFFYYDKFSIRGERSKYAVDVLENGRGDPGVYYFSYIKDFGFSTDGHCAIKQRRGWWYNYFCAMDALRRQFSYYFYLAIRPRHSDNH, from the exons ATGAACAAACAAATTCTGCGCCTGTGCTACTTTGAAGTATTTCTCCTGTGGCTCACGAATAATATTGGCGCTGTCGAGGTAAACGAGGAGTCTTCTAAAGATGAAGGATGTTTGGATCCTCCTTTAATAATTTACTTAGATGCAGGAAATGAAATAGAAGCTTTAATAAAATCCGTCGAAACAATTCGAAGACAGCAAAAAGACACGGAGGATGCGCTACAAAG AGTCCAAATTGTTATGGAAAAATATGAGAAGCGCTTAGCGGAACTAGAGAGCAAATTGCAGTCAACTGCGAATCTTCAACAAGA tgAACAAACTCTTATGGAAATAAATGGGAAGCGTTTAGCGGAACTCGAGAGAAAATTGCAGTCTACCGCGGTTATGGAACAACA GAAAGCTGAGCGCAAGCTAACCGCCATACGTGATTGTACGGAGGCGAAGGTGAAGAATGGCGTTCGATATAAGGATGGcatatacgaattacatttatcGGGCTTTCGGCCGTTCAATGTATATTGCCTGACTAAGTGTTTACCAGAAGACCCAGAAGATTGCTATCCGTGGACCGTAGTACTACGAAATGAACACAGCGATAATGGTACCTTGGAAAAAAACTGGTCTGAATATCAAGCTGGCTTTGGAAACGCGAACAATGATTATTTTATTGGATTAGATCGCTTGCATGTCATGACAAAGACTTCACCCCACGCTTTATTAGTTGGTGTTGATTTTGAGTCGGAGCGATTCTTTTACTATGATAAGTTTTCCATCAGAGGTGAGAGGTCCAAGTATGCTGTAGATGTTTTGGAAAATGGCAGAGGAGATCCGggtgtatattatttttcatatataaaagACTTTGGGTTTTCTACCGATGGGCACTGTGCAATAAAGCAAAGACGGGGCTGGTGGTATAATTACTTTTGTGCTATGGACGCATTGAGGCG tcAATTTTCTTATTACTTTTACTTGGCAATTCGGCCGAGACATTCCGACAACCATTAG